The window CAGAAGGATCAGCGGTATGGCATAGGCACCTTCCTGATGAGTAACAAAAGTATCAGTTATTAGGGCAGCAGTTCCAGCGATATAAAGAACGATAGTACCGGCAGGGGCATTCAATGCTACGGCCTGAGATATCGCGTGTCTCAAGCCCAGCTGGTTGACTACCAAATGCTTAAACTTACTCGAACCTGTTTCCACTTTTGATGTTATTACTCTGTAATATTTAATTTTCTCTCTCAGAAAACCGTCAGATCGGCTGTTCCGGTATGACTAAGTCAGACGAGGAGAATAAAGAGGTTCATGTAAAACAATACAATTTCCAGAAAAGGGGTTTTAACTGTTTATGGGAATATTTATATATAGTTATATATTGTTATGCAATATATATGGGTAAAATATACACAGTAAGGGAAGCATGCGATATACTGCAAATGGATGCAACCACATTGAGGAGATGGGATCGTGAAGGAAAAATACACTGCATAAGATTATCAAATAATTTCAGGAGAGTACCAAAGAAGGAAATAGACAGAATATTGGGAATAAAAAACAATAGAGTAGATGCAGTATATGCAAGG is drawn from Thermoplasma sp. Kam2015 and contains these coding sequences:
- a CDS encoding helix-turn-helix domain-containing protein; the encoded protein is MTKSDEENKEVHVKQYNFQKRGFNCLWEYLYIVIYCYAIYMGKIYTVREACDILQMDATTLRRWDREGKIHCIRLSNNFRRVPKKEIDRILGIKNNRVDAVYAR